The Glycine soja cultivar W05 chromosome 8, ASM419377v2, whole genome shotgun sequence genome has a window encoding:
- the LOC114421356 gene encoding uncharacterized protein LOC114421356 codes for MENYQYPASYPDSGESSPRSREIDFENPPPWDEQQNQNYKAKFMCSYGGKIQPRTHDNQLSYVGGDTKILAVDRSVKFSAFLSKLSALCDSPPQDLTFKYQLPGEDLDALISVTNDDDLEHMMHEYDRLYRPNLKPVRMRLFLFTLSNSNPNSSFSSERDRFVEALNSGPVPSQPDPIKTPPVTPSNVDYLFGLDKAVAPPNLPPNFAAVKFHDPVPEPVAPTPVEYQSRVSDRVVGSDPNVNSMEIQRQMQQEMQRLQIAENEYRRRSEDGFATGYTAAAGGDYYMQKVQEKVPPQNAAVPPPAAYWSEKQFSGEGYQTTVTTAAPGGGDQPMYVMAAPGTFYHHSPVMRPPAAAQGYYAVQRMGSDGYREQQAVYGGMAAPKAGFSTAGMVKGPAYSEGYSGGVVRPAGLPDNAAYAQVAYDSASGRQVYYTAQGGVVHAPPQYQGGPPQDVRPGGVSVGQDGKVVNKVNQGSV; via the coding sequence atggagaacTATCAGTACCCGGCGTCGTACCCTGACTCCGGCGAGTCCTCCCCGCGCTCGCGCGAGATCGACTTCGAGAACCCGCCGCCGTGGGACGAGCAGCAGAACCAAAACTACAAGGCCAAGTTCATGTGCAGCTACGGCGGCAAGATCCAGCCCCGCACCCACGACAATCAGCTCTCCTACGTCGGCGGCGACACCAAGATCCTCGCCGTCGACCGCTCCGTTAAGTTCTCCGCCTTCCTCTCCAAGCTCTCCGCCCTCTGCGACTCCCCGCCACAGGACCTCACCTTCAAGTACCAGCTCCCCGGCGAAGACCTCGACGCCCTCATCTCCGTCACCAACGACGACGACCTCGAACACATGATGCACGAATACGACAGACTCTATCGCCCTAACCTAAAACCTGTTAGAATGAGACTCTTCCTTTTCACACTCTCTAATTCAAACCCTAATTCCTCTTTCTCCTCCGAACGCGACCGTTTCGTTGAGGCTCTTAATTCGGGTCCGGTTCCTTCTCAACCCGATCCGATCAAAACCCCACCCGTTACGCCTTCTAATGTTGATTATCTCTTCGGTCTCGATAAAGCCGTTGCTCCTCCAAATCTTCCTCCGAACTTCGCAGCGGTTAAATTCCACGATCCGGTGCCGGAACCTGTCGCTCCGACGCCGGTAGAGTATCAATCGAGAGTTTCCGATCGGGTTGTTGGATCGGATCCGAATGTGAATTCGATGGAAATTCAGAGACAGATGCAGCAGGAGATGCAGCGATTGCAGATTGCGGAGAATGAATATCGTAGAAGGAGTGAGGATGGATTTGCAACTGGTTATACTGCTGCAGCCGGAGGAGATTATTACATGCAGAAGGTGCAGGAGAAGGTTCCGCCGCAGAATGCGGCGGTGCCGCCTCCGGCGGCGTACTGGTCGGAGAAGCAGTTTTCCGGGGAGGGATATCAGACGACGGTGACGACGGCGGCTCCGGGAGGAGGTGACCAGCCGATGTATGTTATGGCGGCGCCGGGGACGTTCTATCACCACTCGCCGGTGATGCGACCTCCGGCGGCGGCGCAGGGATACTACGCTGTGCAGAGGATGGGTTCTGATGGCTACCGTGAACAGCAGGCGGTGTACGGAGGCATGGCTGCGCCGAAAGCGGGGTTTTCGACGGCGGGGATGGTTAAGGGGCCGGCGTATTCGGAGGGATATAGTGGCGGCGTGGTGAGGCCGGCGGGGTTGCCGGATAATGCGGCGTATGCGCAGGTGGCGTATGATAGCGCGAGTGGGAGACAGGTTTACTATACTGCGCAGGGAGGAGTGGTGCACGCGCCGCCGCAGTACCAGGGGGGTCCGCCTCAGGATGTGAGGCCGGGTGGGGTTTCGGTGGGGCAGGATGGTAAGGTGGTTAACAAGGTTAACCAAGGTTCTGTGTGA